Proteins encoded together in one Orbaceae bacterium lpD01 window:
- a CDS encoding ABC transporter ATP-binding protein, with product MTLWQLLHNIRTFVKPYHGLMILTLLLTFIGSLTAQVNAWVLRYTVDAINQLLENHQTLQQGFYILVIISVILIGKEIINLFIQFGQKYFAEKLRIFISRDLAQTVIERILKYRLAFYSVDDNHPGKLQTRIDKGVESLTRLIQNFFVDILPLFANALVALLMMFQANFYVGLVGFITIPIYYWVSRQQAKKLTAGRRAIKTLRENKSQGILSILESIPVIKSFLRENIEEQKQMGLQTDLTDKQMKIRQTSFLFDGLKTFIEQIGVVAIILLTTYFVLTGQMTIGAIMFHILLFSNVSAPIRRLHLIYDQMNDALIYAEGFFDILNADHQIEHSGEYHPAQVTGKFVLNQVYFTYPGNRSPTLHDINMHIAPGKITALVGLSGAGKSTLINLLDKFYDPDSGHITLDGVDLATYDTQFVRNNIGLVLQKNHIFNGSVQENILYGNPNASEQAVRQAAQQAYLHDQIMALPEGYQTSALALSGGQQQKIAIARMFLKNPPIIFLDEPTASLDAIATEQIKNSLDAIKEGRTVVIISHSISQIIDADCIYVMENGRIQEHGSHEQLYQMAGAYKRIFDAMARSLNVEKIAKTLDHH from the coding sequence ATGACATTATGGCAATTACTGCACAATATCCGTACCTTCGTTAAGCCCTATCATGGCCTGATGATACTGACGTTATTACTCACGTTTATTGGTTCATTAACGGCGCAAGTCAATGCCTGGGTGTTACGCTATACGGTTGATGCAATTAACCAGCTCTTAGAGAACCATCAAACCCTACAGCAGGGTTTTTATATTTTAGTGATTATCTCAGTGATCTTGATTGGCAAAGAGATCATCAACCTATTCATTCAATTTGGCCAAAAGTATTTTGCCGAGAAACTGCGCATTTTTATCTCGCGCGATCTCGCCCAAACCGTTATCGAACGGATCCTAAAGTATCGGCTGGCCTTTTACAGTGTGGATGATAACCATCCAGGTAAATTGCAAACCCGGATTGATAAAGGAGTGGAGAGCCTGACCCGCTTGATTCAGAACTTTTTTGTCGATATCTTGCCGTTGTTTGCCAACGCGTTGGTCGCTTTGTTAATGATGTTTCAGGCCAATTTTTATGTGGGTCTGGTCGGTTTTATTACTATCCCGATTTATTACTGGGTCAGTCGCCAGCAGGCTAAAAAGCTCACCGCAGGCCGACGCGCGATTAAAACCTTAAGAGAGAATAAAAGCCAGGGGATTTTAAGCATTCTGGAATCGATCCCGGTGATAAAGTCATTCTTAAGAGAGAATATTGAAGAGCAGAAACAGATGGGGCTGCAAACGGATTTGACCGATAAGCAGATGAAAATCCGCCAAACCAGTTTTCTGTTTGACGGTTTAAAAACCTTTATTGAACAAATTGGTGTGGTGGCGATTATCTTGCTGACCACCTACTTTGTGTTAACCGGGCAGATGACCATTGGTGCGATTATGTTCCATATTTTGCTGTTCAGCAATGTCTCTGCACCGATTCGCCGTTTACACCTGATTTATGATCAGATGAACGATGCGCTAATCTATGCCGAAGGTTTTTTTGATATCTTAAATGCCGATCATCAGATTGAACATTCTGGAGAGTATCATCCGGCGCAGGTGACCGGTAAATTTGTCTTAAATCAGGTCTATTTTACTTATCCCGGCAATCGTTCACCGACCCTGCATGATATCAATATGCATATCGCACCGGGCAAAATTACTGCCCTAGTCGGACTGTCGGGGGCTGGTAAAAGTACCTTAATCAATCTATTAGATAAATTTTATGATCCTGATTCCGGCCACATTACCCTCGATGGCGTCGATCTGGCGACCTACGATACCCAGTTTGTCAGAAATAATATTGGTCTGGTGCTACAGAAAAATCATATCTTTAACGGTTCAGTGCAAGAGAATATTCTGTATGGCAACCCCAATGCCAGCGAGCAAGCGGTGAGACAAGCAGCCCAACAAGCCTATCTGCACGACCAGATTATGGCACTGCCGGAAGGTTATCAAACATCGGCGCTGGCCTTGTCGGGTGGACAGCAGCAAAAAATTGCGATTGCCCGCATGTTTTTAAAAAATCCGCCTATCATCTTTTTAGATGAACCCACCGCCAGTCTGGATGCGATTGCGACGGAGCAAATTAAAAACAGTTTAGATGCGATTAAAGAGGGCCGTACGGTGGTGATTATTTCACACAGCATCTCACAAATTATTGATGCCGATTGTATCTATGTGATGGAGAATGGCCGTATTCAGGAACATGGCAGCCATGAGCAACTATATCAAATGGCTGGGGCTTACAAACGTATTTTTGATGCCATGGCGCGCAGCTTAAATGTCGAAAAGATAGCCAAAACCCTTGATCATCATTAG